A region from the Colwellia sp. PAMC 21821 genome encodes:
- a CDS encoding ABC transporter permease subunit, which translates to MSNLSVTKAADRIFSTIVNISPKVLMAILILPVLGGLLGVILPAFGWLPALDKTQFNLQGFEQLMQTPGIAQMIGLSFFSSIVSGLLAFIITLLLLATYFDSPWLARIQRLLGPILVIPHAAAAIAIAFLITPSGMFARLLSPWFTGWQSPIDWLLPHDPYGISIIMGLTLKELPFLLLMTLSAIAQPALNIKLRAQYRLALSLGYYPMTAFFKAVLPNIYPLMRLPILAILAYASASVEMPLILGPNTPPTLAVAIMNWFHDVDLSLRIKASAGALLQLLITISVLVTWWILEKLTQAVTCKSLSNGKRNYGDAFFAKGIHVFTVLLISSIALALLGMVFWSFAGYWQFPLALPEQWVLLHWQSALLQVQTPIINSLSIGAVSTSVAIILTLLTLEYEKQNGAQLSNYSSLIIYLPLMIPSIAFLFGLVWLQEALHSKTTFLNVALAHLLFVLPYVFLSLAVSYRRLDPRYAQVAASLGASPLKIFLQVSLPQLLMPILMASALGLAISFSQYLPTLLVGGGRLNTVTTEAVSLANGASRRTSAVYALIQMLLPAIAFSMIWLVSTWQNKQRAQKMKTEINL; encoded by the coding sequence ATGAGTAATTTATCGGTTACTAAAGCAGCTGATCGAATTTTTAGCACAATAGTCAACATTAGCCCTAAGGTGTTAATGGCAATATTAATTTTGCCAGTACTTGGCGGCTTACTTGGCGTAATTTTACCTGCATTTGGCTGGCTTCCTGCCTTAGATAAAACCCAATTCAACTTACAAGGGTTTGAGCAATTAATGCAAACACCTGGCATAGCGCAGATGATAGGTTTGAGCTTTTTCAGTAGCATTGTTAGTGGTTTGCTAGCTTTTATTATCACGCTATTATTATTAGCAACTTACTTTGACAGCCCTTGGTTAGCGCGCATTCAACGTTTATTAGGGCCTATTTTAGTGATTCCACATGCGGCAGCCGCTATAGCGATTGCATTTTTAATTACACCATCTGGAATGTTCGCCCGACTACTTTCGCCGTGGTTTACGGGATGGCAAAGCCCTATTGATTGGTTACTGCCTCACGACCCTTACGGTATCAGCATTATCATGGGCTTAACGCTAAAAGAGTTGCCGTTTTTATTACTGATGACACTGAGCGCAATTGCACAACCGGCACTCAACATTAAGTTACGTGCGCAATATCGACTTGCGCTCAGTTTAGGTTATTACCCTATGACCGCTTTCTTCAAAGCGGTATTGCCAAACATTTATCCATTAATGCGCTTACCCATATTAGCCATACTAGCCTATGCCAGTGCTAGTGTAGAAATGCCATTAATTTTAGGTCCAAATACACCACCAACCTTAGCCGTTGCGATAATGAATTGGTTTCATGATGTTGACTTAAGTTTACGAATAAAAGCATCTGCAGGGGCGTTATTACAACTACTTATTACCATTTCGGTACTCGTTACCTGGTGGATATTAGAAAAGTTAACGCAGGCTGTAACCTGCAAAAGCCTCAGTAACGGTAAGCGAAATTACGGCGATGCTTTTTTTGCGAAAGGTATCCATGTTTTTACCGTTTTGTTGATCAGCTCTATCGCGTTAGCCTTGCTTGGTATGGTTTTTTGGTCGTTTGCTGGCTACTGGCAGTTCCCATTAGCTCTACCTGAACAATGGGTGCTATTGCATTGGCAATCGGCTCTACTACAAGTACAAACTCCCATTATAAATTCGCTGAGTATCGGTGCAGTGTCAACAAGTGTAGCCATCATTTTAACTTTGCTTACTTTAGAGTATGAAAAACAAAACGGCGCGCAACTTTCAAATTACAGTAGTTTAATTATATATTTACCGCTGATGATCCCCAGCATTGCTTTTTTGTTTGGTTTAGTTTGGTTACAAGAGGCCTTACACAGTAAAACAACATTTTTGAATGTTGCCTTGGCACATTTATTGTTTGTTTTACCTTATGTATTTTTATCGTTAGCGGTGAGTTATCGCCGGCTTGATCCTCGTTATGCACAAGTTGCCGCAAGTTTAGGTGCATCGCCATTAAAAATATTTTTACAGGTGAGTTTACCGCAACTACTCATGCCTATTCTAATGGCCAGTGCTTTAGGGCTTGCTATTAGCTTTAGTCAATATTTACCTACTTTACTGGTTGGCGGTGGTCGATTAAATACCGTAACCACCGAGGCTGTGAGCTTAGCCAACGGTGCTAGTCGCCGTACCAGTGCTGTTTACGCACTCATACAAATGCTATTACCTGCTATTGCTTTTTCAATGATATGGCTAGTTTCAACATGGCAAAATAAACAAAGAGCGCAAAAGATGAAAACCGAGATTAACTTATGA
- a CDS encoding ATP-binding cassette domain-containing protein, with amino-acid sequence MSPTGENNSLQIEGLTITRDKTPLLSLNEIIKGGEVLTIMGPSGSGKSTLLNWLTGMLPKGFNADGKVHLNGVNITHTPSYQRHIGLLYQDALLFPHLSVADNIAFAMPKGDKKSRATKISFALAEVGLAGLDHRHPDSLSGGQQARVALLRVLLSQPKAILLDEAFSKLDSQLRQETRQLVFEQIKQHKLPAIMVTHDESDAIAANGKVINLSINSR; translated from the coding sequence ATGAGCCCCACAGGTGAGAACAACAGTCTACAAATAGAAGGTTTGACCATAACGCGAGATAAAACCCCGTTATTATCACTTAATGAAATAATCAAAGGTGGTGAAGTATTAACGATTATGGGCCCTTCTGGCAGTGGTAAATCAACCTTGTTAAACTGGCTTACAGGCATGTTACCTAAAGGGTTTAATGCCGATGGTAAGGTACATTTAAATGGCGTTAATATTACTCACACGCCAAGTTACCAACGTCATATCGGTTTGTTGTATCAAGATGCCTTGTTGTTTCCGCATTTGTCTGTTGCTGATAACATTGCTTTTGCGATGCCAAAAGGCGATAAAAAATCTCGAGCAACTAAAATTAGTTTCGCCCTCGCTGAGGTTGGCTTAGCAGGTTTAGATCATCGTCATCCCGACAGTTTATCAGGCGGCCAACAAGCACGTGTTGCCCTATTACGTGTGTTATTAAGTCAACCTAAAGCTATATTATTAGATGAAGCCTTTAGTAAATTAGATAGCCAACTACGACAAGAAACACGACAATTAGTGTTTGAGCAAATAAAGCAGCACAAGTTACCCGCAATAATGGTGACCCATGATGAGTCAGATGCGATTGCCGCTAACGGTAAAGTGATTAACTTGTCGATAAATAGTCGATGA
- a CDS encoding CDP-alcohol phosphatidyltransferase family protein, producing the protein MLDKYITPVIKPLLYPVVRLLDKSKVTADQLTVIGFIIGLFAVPLLAFNMWDLALTAIILNRIFDGLDGALARYQNSSTSAGGFLDICLDFLFYAAIPLGFAIANPEHNALAAAVLLAVFIGTGSSFLAFAIPAEKFNLEKPQFAYKSFYYLNGLTEGTETIAVFIAFCLWPQYFAELAYGFAFLAGITIVTRVYGGYHTLKKQTIKQQTSATKNTVKKLQKRKTK; encoded by the coding sequence ATGTTAGATAAATATATTACACCAGTGATAAAACCCTTGTTATACCCGGTGGTTAGACTATTAGATAAAAGCAAAGTAACGGCTGATCAACTCACCGTTATAGGTTTTATCATTGGTTTATTTGCTGTGCCCTTACTAGCCTTTAACATGTGGGATTTAGCCTTAACCGCCATTATTTTAAATCGAATATTTGACGGGTTAGATGGCGCACTAGCACGGTATCAAAATAGCAGCACAAGTGCTGGCGGCTTTTTAGATATTTGCCTCGATTTTTTATTTTATGCCGCTATACCTTTAGGTTTTGCCATAGCAAACCCTGAACATAATGCTTTAGCTGCCGCGGTTTTGTTAGCGGTATTTATTGGTACCGGCTCAAGCTTTTTAGCCTTTGCTATTCCGGCAGAAAAATTCAACTTAGAGAAACCCCAATTTGCCTACAAAAGTTTTTACTATTTAAACGGCTTAACCGAAGGTACCGAAACCATCGCTGTTTTCATCGCCTTTTGTTTATGGCCGCAGTATTTTGCTGAACTTGCCTACGGTTTTGCTTTTTTAGCCGGTATCACGATTGTTACACGCGTATATGGTGGTTATCATACTTTAAAAAAGCAAACGATAAAGCAACAGACATCTGCGACGAAAAATACTGTTAAGAAACTTCAGAAACGGAAAACTAAATGA
- a CDS encoding sterol desaturase family protein yields the protein MTDASLRLSLFFIILLAMLVLESCFPARKSKLTKRVRWLGNFSLLIISSVVARLLVPIGVTGIALYATSQDIGIFNNINLPTWLVITLSVLILDLMIYWQHRLFHLVPLLWRFHKVHHADSHIDASTGLRFHPIEIVLSILLKGLAVLILGVPAIAVIIFEVALNGFALFNHANIRLPRWLENPLRTILITQVLHRIHHSQVVEETNSNYGFSVSWWDRLFGSYKSQAKKPDEGLDIGLKSYPANNKSATLLSLLKMPFDKR from the coding sequence ATGACCGATGCCAGTTTACGATTAAGTCTATTTTTTATTATTCTACTCGCTATGCTCGTTCTAGAAAGCTGCTTCCCTGCACGAAAAAGCAAACTAACAAAACGTGTGCGCTGGTTAGGTAACTTTTCGCTTTTGATTATATCGTCAGTCGTCGCTAGGTTATTAGTGCCTATTGGCGTTACTGGTATTGCCTTGTATGCGACTTCACAAGACATAGGGATATTCAATAATATTAACTTACCAACCTGGCTGGTCATTACATTAAGCGTATTGATATTAGATTTAATGATTTACTGGCAGCATCGACTTTTTCATCTTGTACCTCTGCTATGGCGCTTTCATAAAGTGCACCATGCCGACAGCCATATCGATGCTAGTACCGGTTTACGCTTTCACCCTATTGAAATAGTATTGAGCATATTACTGAAAGGTTTAGCGGTTTTAATTCTTGGCGTACCAGCAATTGCGGTAATTATATTTGAAGTCGCACTCAATGGTTTTGCACTATTTAATCATGCAAACATTAGGCTACCCCGCTGGTTAGAAAATCCTTTGCGCACAATACTAATAACACAAGTATTGCATCGAATTCATCATAGCCAAGTAGTGGAAGAAACTAATAGTAATTATGGCTTTAGCGTTAGTTGGTGGGATAGATTATTTGGCAGCTATAAATCACAAGCTAAAAAGCCTGATGAAGGTTTAGATATTGGCCTTAAAAGTTATCCAGCTAATAATAAAAGTGCGACCTTGTTATCATTATTAAAAATGCCTTTCGATAAGCGTTAG
- a CDS encoding tetratricopeptide repeat-containing sulfotransferase family protein — protein MLKEINLLHQQAQTHLNKGEYKQAHHCLIQILQQDKYFADGYFLLAMIAIAHHNLDKSIALIKQASVLSPENSEYYAHLAKAHVLQNDHVEAKKQADIAQDLKPTSALTWDTIGGVYSKVGLHKLAAQCFESAVEKDNTNAEYFFNLGASQKFIGNFALARKSYNQCIALAPAHCKAHAALTSLGDISQSNNHITTLKALNATTLNSDDSLYIGHALAREFEALKDYQSAFEYLQRAKNKKLTELNYSINSDKAMFSAIKQYFEKPNLNQSGFGSDEAIFVVGMPRTGTTLVERILSQHSDVTSAGELQHFGLLLKTLSNSTTNRVIDAETVQTAKGIDFVELGKRYIASTRTVTGNTAKFVDKMPLNVLYAGFILQALPKAKIVCLDRNPLDTIVSNFRQLFAVNYSYYNYAYELTTTAEFYLLFKDLMQTWLQLYPDNFYIVNYEKLVNDPETEAKKLIEFCGLSWQEACLEINKNTAPVATASAVQVRSAINNKSIGNWKKYNLYLDGVKDILANGSN, from the coding sequence ATGCTAAAAGAAATTAATCTGTTGCATCAACAAGCACAAACTCATTTAAATAAAGGCGAATATAAACAAGCTCATCATTGTTTAATTCAAATACTGCAACAAGATAAATACTTTGCAGATGGCTACTTTTTGCTCGCCATGATTGCCATTGCACATCATAACCTTGATAAAAGTATCGCCTTAATCAAACAAGCGTCAGTGCTTAGTCCTGAAAATAGTGAGTATTATGCCCATTTAGCCAAAGCACATGTTTTACAAAATGATCATGTAGAAGCAAAAAAACAAGCCGACATTGCTCAAGACCTAAAACCTACATCTGCCTTAACATGGGATACCATCGGTGGTGTATATAGCAAAGTAGGCCTACATAAGTTAGCTGCACAATGTTTTGAAAGTGCAGTAGAAAAAGATAATACAAATGCCGAATACTTTTTTAACTTAGGTGCATCACAAAAATTTATTGGCAATTTTGCCTTAGCTCGAAAAAGCTATAACCAATGTATTGCCCTAGCACCAGCGCATTGTAAAGCGCATGCCGCATTAACAAGCTTAGGCGACATATCTCAAAGCAATAACCATATCACCACGTTAAAAGCGTTAAATGCAACCACACTAAACTCTGACGACTCACTCTATATTGGTCATGCATTGGCGCGAGAATTCGAAGCATTAAAAGACTATCAGTCTGCTTTTGAATACTTACAACGGGCAAAAAATAAAAAACTCACAGAGTTGAATTATTCGATAAACAGCGACAAGGCAATGTTTAGTGCAATAAAGCAATATTTTGAAAAGCCGAACCTTAATCAATCAGGCTTTGGCTCAGACGAAGCTATATTTGTAGTTGGTATGCCAAGAACAGGCACCACATTAGTTGAACGTATATTATCGCAACACAGCGATGTAACTAGCGCGGGCGAATTGCAGCACTTTGGCTTATTGCTTAAAACACTGTCAAACAGCACAACAAATAGAGTTATTGATGCTGAAACGGTACAAACCGCAAAGGGCATAGACTTTGTTGAATTAGGTAAACGCTATATAGCAAGCACGCGCACAGTCACCGGAAACACGGCTAAATTTGTGGATAAAATGCCATTAAATGTTTTATATGCTGGCTTTATATTGCAAGCCTTACCCAAAGCAAAAATAGTTTGTTTAGACCGTAATCCTCTCGATACCATTGTCAGTAACTTCAGACAATTATTTGCGGTAAATTACTCCTATTATAATTATGCTTACGAACTGACTACTACGGCCGAGTTCTACTTGCTATTTAAAGATTTAATGCAGACATGGCTACAATTATATCCTGACAATTTTTATATCGTTAATTACGAAAAACTGGTTAACGATCCCGAAACCGAAGCCAAAAAACTCATTGAGTTTTGTGGTTTGTCATGGCAAGAGGCTTGTTTAGAAATCAACAAAAATACGGCGCCGGTTGCTACAGCAAGTGCTGTTCAGGTGCGAAGTGCTATTAACAATAAATCGATAGGTAATTGGAAAAAATACAATTTATATTTAGATGGTGTGAAAGATATTTTAGCAAATGGCAGTAATTGA
- a CDS encoding alpha/beta fold hydrolase yields MKIISTIAKTKILLSLILIFATQSVYAACVDNIVLVHGNTGTPSDWDNTYDLLKAKNYNDSQIFRPSWGGSSASYNNHSGAEETPVKNSINSAIASSCTGKIDIIGHSMGVTLAAQQVIKLGKSNKVDAFVGVAGAYRGLWTCGAYPWNVWTPTCGASGLSVSSPFLDWLEGKTIASRVYSIKSWSDQIVCGSGTCRVGGIHSSQIDNENATYSYNLNHFGLQTYTANKQYDLIK; encoded by the coding sequence ATGAAAATAATATCCACCATAGCGAAAACTAAAATACTACTTTCATTGATACTGATTTTTGCAACACAGAGCGTTTATGCCGCTTGTGTAGACAATATTGTATTAGTGCACGGTAATACTGGCACACCTTCTGACTGGGACAATACCTATGATTTATTAAAAGCCAAAAACTATAACGACAGCCAAATATTCCGACCATCGTGGGGCGGTTCGTCTGCCAGTTATAATAATCATAGTGGTGCAGAAGAAACACCCGTTAAAAATTCAATTAACAGCGCAATAGCCAGTTCTTGCACAGGTAAAATTGATATTATTGGTCATTCAATGGGCGTTACTTTAGCTGCGCAACAAGTGATTAAGTTGGGTAAAAGTAATAAAGTAGATGCGTTTGTTGGTGTTGCTGGTGCTTATCGAGGTTTATGGACCTGTGGCGCTTATCCTTGGAATGTATGGACACCAACTTGTGGTGCAAGTGGTTTATCTGTTTCGAGCCCATTTTTAGATTGGTTAGAGGGTAAAACAATTGCAAGCCGTGTGTATTCAATAAAAAGTTGGAGTGATCAAATAGTTTGTGGCAGCGGTACATGTCGTGTTGGTGGTATTCACTCAAGCCAAATTGATAATGAAAATGCGACCTATAGCTATAATTTAAACCATTTTGGCTTACAAACTTATACGGCTAATAAACAGTATGATTTAATTAAGTAA
- the xdp1 gene encoding exosortase-dependent surface protein XDP1 has translation MLNNIQKISLIAALLVSSAAMASVTTTYGHFGANNGVTDTGNNFNQFDVTLGGVDINVSAWSDTGNMPGEDTSVAGDNKIERAVDMDQYGNGWSIQNADEQKTDGSKLNYCGYSHSADNYGSSCEYQDYDFFLLDFSEAVTLNAAGFSWISASTSNTEVSVAALNSGDLAGKTWAQVGSSSQTIASGYAQMQYDNNYGYYTMFGDSDKNKLGSIENASSRYWLVGALNAAVFGGDTTWEGNDGIKLSGIKFTTSQQAPATSVPEPSSIALFGLAIAGLFASSRKKLK, from the coding sequence ATGTTAAATAACATACAAAAAATAAGTTTGATCGCTGCGTTATTGGTTTCTTCTGCAGCCATGGCTAGTGTTACAACTACATACGGTCATTTTGGCGCAAATAATGGTGTTACAGACACAGGTAATAATTTCAACCAGTTTGATGTAACCTTAGGTGGTGTTGATATTAACGTATCAGCATGGTCAGATACTGGCAATATGCCAGGAGAAGATACAAGTGTAGCTGGCGATAACAAGATCGAACGTGCAGTAGATATGGATCAATACGGCAACGGTTGGTCTATACAGAATGCTGATGAGCAAAAAACTGATGGTTCTAAACTAAACTATTGCGGCTATTCACATTCAGCTGACAATTATGGTAGTAGTTGTGAGTATCAAGATTACGATTTCTTTCTTTTAGATTTTTCAGAAGCGGTTACCCTTAATGCTGCTGGGTTTAGTTGGATATCAGCTAGTACAAGTAATACTGAAGTTAGTGTTGCAGCATTAAACTCTGGTGATTTAGCTGGTAAGACTTGGGCACAGGTTGGCTCATCAAGTCAAACTATCGCGTCTGGTTATGCCCAAATGCAATACGATAACAATTATGGGTACTATACAATGTTTGGAGACTCTGACAAAAACAAGTTAGGGAGTATTGAAAATGCTTCTTCTCGTTACTGGTTAGTCGGTGCCCTAAATGCTGCCGTATTTGGTGGAGATACAACTTGGGAAGGTAATGATGGCATAAAGTTATCTGGAATCAAATTTACTACTAGCCAACAAGCCCCAGCAACAAGCGTACCAGAGCCTAGCTCAATTGCATTGTTTGGTTTAGCAATCGCGGGTTTATTTGCTTCTAGTCGTAAAAAGCTAAAGTAA
- the prsT gene encoding XrtA/PEP-CTERM system TPR-repeat protein PrsT, whose product MRLFLISILLFCSLKAAANNFEKALTAFNNNKIEEAYIHLKNVMQDEPDNLSAKVLMGKVLMHKQYFGDGIAVLNEALVEGADINLFLNELGNALRIAREYQQVIDLGKGKSLNTENKLTWYLLSANAYRALDNIEETRKYFKLALSLAPTNDRALGSFAAFELNQQNYIAAEKLIEQVITLYPQQSRIWHLKGQLYIRKKDNESALNAFETAYNIDNNDPIVQRSLANAYTNAGRFDEALLLVDKILSNTPDDPMAKLLQSELLANTAKFDEAKAVLADISQKLTLYTDEQKNTNAALTYVAGAAAYLQNDFEVAQKELIAYLRDVPQDFAAIEMLVDIYLRQNQQDKALDLLEDKEALIIQNLPLATKLIDLYLNNQKVYKAERLITSLEGEFQNSQALILAKVNYLSKIEQFDNAIALLEQHQPKEFNATFLLTKGLVYRANKKIVEANQIADSLLKVEPLNSDFLTFKGVLLLQQQQWSPAVKTFEQVLSIKPGDFNSLFNIANAKAALGELEAAKVIITKLLETQSAFAPLIILDAKIDRDMGNTALAIDKLTKLTRASKTNIKASEVLADIYMQQGDYESALNELDNLNKLVFLNPQYIKQKIEIYLAIKDTKQAGKQIEILEGIVEGPREFYEISQLYSRANEPLKAQAVLKTALTLAPENLLIQLQLIKLDMQLNLLELANTKLVSIEKAYANNPYVLLVRGDLLLQQKMLTQASEKYAAALSLDNNFTQALVKLYKMTTLGFGHEAFKSLTNEILTKNENFHFMRNLLADHYLNTGDIANTKVHYDILKEVEELPNKPLVLNNLANIYLKEDLVLAEKYALEALTLDDTSAAILDTFGWIQALNGKFTEALTNLRRAHTMNSNDPAINYHLGYTLLKLGRTVEAKMELKRALASDINFYERDDAQVLIDGMK is encoded by the coding sequence ATGCGTTTATTCTTAATCAGTATTCTACTTTTCTGCTCGCTAAAAGCCGCCGCTAATAATTTTGAAAAAGCCCTGACTGCTTTTAATAACAATAAAATTGAAGAAGCTTATATTCACTTAAAAAACGTTATGCAAGACGAGCCTGATAACCTTTCTGCGAAAGTGTTAATGGGTAAAGTATTAATGCATAAACAATATTTTGGTGATGGCATAGCGGTACTCAATGAAGCATTAGTAGAAGGCGCTGATATCAACTTATTCTTAAATGAGTTGGGCAATGCCTTGAGGATCGCTCGTGAGTATCAACAAGTAATTGATTTAGGAAAAGGTAAATCGTTAAATACCGAAAACAAACTTACATGGTATCTATTATCGGCTAACGCTTATCGTGCGCTAGACAACATAGAGGAAACTCGTAAATATTTTAAACTTGCGCTAAGCCTAGCACCTACAAATGATCGAGCATTGGGTTCTTTCGCCGCATTCGAATTAAACCAACAAAATTACATCGCAGCAGAAAAATTGATTGAACAGGTCATCACTTTATATCCTCAACAAAGCAGAATCTGGCATCTTAAAGGCCAGCTATACATAAGAAAAAAAGATAATGAAAGTGCTTTAAATGCTTTCGAAACCGCCTATAACATTGATAATAACGACCCTATAGTGCAGCGTTCGTTAGCTAATGCTTACACTAATGCAGGTAGGTTTGACGAAGCTTTATTATTAGTTGATAAAATTTTAAGTAATACCCCTGACGATCCTATGGCTAAATTGCTACAAAGCGAACTATTAGCCAATACCGCTAAGTTTGATGAAGCAAAAGCAGTGCTAGCAGACATCAGCCAAAAGCTGACTTTATATACTGATGAACAAAAAAATACCAATGCAGCACTTACCTACGTCGCTGGTGCTGCAGCATATTTACAAAATGATTTTGAAGTTGCGCAAAAAGAATTAATCGCTTATTTAAGAGATGTACCACAAGATTTTGCAGCCATAGAAATGTTAGTCGACATTTATTTGCGTCAAAACCAACAAGACAAAGCGCTTGATTTACTCGAAGATAAAGAAGCATTGATTATTCAGAACTTACCATTAGCAACAAAGCTGATAGATTTATATTTAAACAATCAGAAGGTTTATAAGGCTGAGCGACTTATAACAAGCCTTGAAGGCGAGTTTCAAAACAGTCAGGCGTTAATACTCGCAAAAGTAAATTACTTATCAAAAATAGAACAGTTTGATAATGCGATTGCCTTACTTGAGCAACATCAGCCAAAAGAATTTAATGCTACATTTTTACTAACGAAAGGTCTTGTTTACCGTGCCAATAAAAAAATAGTAGAGGCTAATCAAATTGCCGACTCGCTCTTAAAGGTAGAACCATTAAATTCCGATTTTTTAACATTTAAAGGTGTGTTGTTATTACAACAGCAGCAATGGAGCCCCGCGGTTAAAACATTTGAACAAGTGCTATCAATTAAACCAGGAGACTTTAATAGTCTTTTTAATATAGCCAACGCTAAAGCTGCACTCGGTGAATTGGAAGCGGCTAAAGTTATTATAACAAAGCTGTTAGAAACACAGTCAGCATTTGCTCCCTTAATTATTCTAGACGCTAAAATTGATCGAGATATGGGCAATACCGCCCTTGCCATAGATAAGCTGACTAAATTAACACGCGCGAGTAAAACTAACATCAAAGCCTCTGAAGTTTTAGCCGATATTTATATGCAACAAGGTGACTATGAATCAGCACTAAACGAATTAGACAACCTCAATAAGTTAGTGTTTTTAAACCCTCAATATATAAAACAAAAAATAGAAATATATTTAGCGATTAAAGATACAAAGCAGGCTGGAAAGCAAATCGAAATACTTGAAGGAATAGTAGAAGGTCCAAGAGAATTTTATGAAATAAGCCAATTATATTCCAGAGCTAATGAGCCTTTAAAAGCGCAAGCCGTATTAAAAACCGCACTTACATTAGCCCCTGAAAACTTATTGATACAATTACAATTAATTAAGTTAGATATGCAATTGAATTTGCTAGAGCTAGCAAATACCAAACTTGTTTCTATTGAAAAAGCTTATGCAAACAACCCTTATGTTTTATTAGTTCGTGGTGATTTGTTATTACAACAAAAAATGTTAACTCAGGCCAGTGAAAAATATGCAGCTGCGCTTTCATTAGATAATAATTTTACTCAAGCATTAGTAAAATTGTACAAAATGACAACATTAGGTTTTGGTCATGAAGCATTTAAAAGTCTCACCAATGAAATTTTGACCAAAAACGAAAACTTTCATTTTATGCGTAATCTTTTAGCAGATCATTATTTAAATACTGGTGATATAGCAAACACTAAAGTGCATTATGATATTTTAAAAGAAGTAGAAGAATTACCAAATAAGCCATTGGTGTTAAATAATTTAGCAAATATCTATTTAAAAGAAGATCTGGTTTTAGCCGAAAAATATGCCCTGGAAGCATTAACACTCGATGATACATCTGCCGCTATTCTCGATACTTTCGGCTGGATTCAAGCTTTGAATGGCAAGTTTACAGAGGCTTTAACCAACCTTAGACGTGCCCACACCATGAACTCAAATGACCCCGCCATTAACTATCATTTAGGTTATACATTACTTAAGCTTGGTAGAACTGTTGAAGCAAAAATGGAATTGAAGCGTGCGCTTGCTAGTGATATTAACTTTTACGAGCGAGATGATGCCCAAGTATTAATCGATGGTATGAAATAG
- a CDS encoding carboxylate/amino acid/amine transporter: MPLLIAVTLMWAFSFSLIGVYLAGQVDAWFSVLMRVALATAIFLPFLKLRQIEIKVALALMVCGAFQLGIMYGFYYQSFLYLSVPEVLLFTVMTPIYITLLNDLLDRRINIGFIFSALLAVIGAITIRYQGIDEGFLKGLLIVQGANLCFAAGQVGYKRTMAKQRTDLPQRTVFGWFFIGALAVVIPCYLLLGNPDKLPTTTLQWSILAYLGLVASGIGYFAWNKGATQVSVGTLAVANNLLIPAGIAVNVIFWNRDADIFRLALGAAIILLALVVNDKFNQKIHRSKIS, translated from the coding sequence ATGCCACTGCTTATTGCCGTCACTTTAATGTGGGCGTTTTCTTTTAGCTTGATTGGTGTATATCTTGCTGGGCAGGTCGATGCTTGGTTTTCGGTATTGATGCGCGTAGCGCTTGCTACAGCGATTTTTTTGCCATTTTTAAAGCTACGTCAAATCGAAATAAAAGTTGCTTTAGCACTGATGGTCTGCGGGGCATTTCAGTTAGGTATCATGTATGGCTTTTATTACCAATCTTTTTTATACCTTTCAGTACCTGAAGTTTTACTCTTTACCGTCATGACGCCAATCTACATCACGCTGCTTAATGATTTACTTGATCGCCGTATTAATATTGGCTTTATCTTCAGTGCCCTATTAGCAGTCATTGGCGCAATTACCATTCGCTATCAGGGCATAGACGAAGGTTTTTTAAAAGGCTTATTAATTGTTCAAGGGGCAAATTTATGTTTCGCCGCAGGGCAGGTTGGCTATAAACGCACCATGGCAAAGCAGCGCACAGATTTACCACAGCGCACGGTATTTGGTTGGTTTTTTATTGGCGCCTTAGCGGTGGTTATTCCGTGTTACCTGCTACTTGGCAACCCAGATAAACTCCCAACCACCACGCTGCAGTGGTCAATTTTGGCATACTTAGGCTTGGTTGCTTCGGGCATTGGCTATTTTGCTTGGAACAAGGGCGCAACACAAGTAAGCGTAGGCACACTAGCGGTTGCCAATAACTTGTTAATTCCTGCGGGGATTGCAGTAAATGTAATTTTTTGGAACCGCGATGCCGATATTTTTCGACTTGCGCTAGGTGCTGCCATTATCTTATTAGCCTTGGTGGTGAATGATAAATTTAATCAAAAAATTCACCGAAGTAAAATAAGTTAA